A window of Pirellula sp. SH-Sr6A contains these coding sequences:
- the epmA gene encoding EF-P lysine aminoacylase EpmA, which yields MNWQRAPQLLRENLRRRAEMLRRLRSFFDERGFVEVQTPALCSETVIDRHLDPISVRLSLPGNGEQEWFLQTSPEQSMKRLLAMGMGSIYQIGPVFRAGELGRWHNPEFTMAEWYDVGAGHEQGLQLLSDLLGVMLRTSPAIRMTFASAFEQATGLPLFDLDRDALADWSVREGLVESVDWTNDWDDWVNLIFSERVQPRLGGDTPVLITHFPATQAALAVVSTEDPRTAERYELFYRGVELANGYHELLDAKVLRERDAIANAQRLRDGKRSLPPCEKLLRAMEQGMPSSCGCALGFDRLVMLACESDQLADVVPFTAPEA from the coding sequence ATGAACTGGCAACGAGCTCCTCAATTGCTCCGGGAGAACCTCCGGCGCCGGGCCGAGATGCTCCGTCGGTTGCGAAGTTTCTTCGATGAGCGAGGGTTCGTGGAGGTCCAGACGCCAGCCTTGTGCAGCGAGACAGTGATCGATCGCCACTTGGATCCCATATCGGTGAGGCTTTCCCTGCCGGGGAATGGGGAGCAAGAATGGTTTCTCCAAACATCTCCCGAGCAGTCGATGAAGCGACTGCTGGCGATGGGAATGGGGAGCATCTATCAGATCGGTCCCGTATTTCGAGCCGGAGAGCTTGGTCGTTGGCACAATCCCGAATTCACCATGGCGGAATGGTACGACGTCGGCGCGGGGCATGAGCAAGGACTTCAGCTTTTATCGGACCTTCTTGGCGTTATGCTGCGAACCTCCCCCGCAATACGGATGACTTTTGCCAGTGCGTTCGAGCAAGCGACCGGTTTGCCACTCTTTGATTTGGATCGCGACGCGTTAGCCGATTGGTCCGTGCGCGAAGGGCTCGTGGAATCGGTCGATTGGACCAATGATTGGGACGATTGGGTCAATCTGATTTTCTCCGAACGGGTTCAACCGAGGCTTGGGGGTGATACTCCGGTTTTGATCACCCATTTCCCGGCCACGCAAGCGGCGCTAGCGGTGGTATCGACGGAGGATCCACGGACAGCGGAGCGGTATGAACTCTTTTATCGCGGAGTTGAGTTGGCCAATGGGTATCATGAGCTTTTGGATGCGAAAGTGCTGCGAGAACGCGACGCAATCGCCAATGCGCAGCGTCTTCGGGACGGTAAAAGGTCGCTCCCCCCATGCGAGAAGCTTCTGCGAGCCATGGAGCAGGGGATGCCCAGTTCGTGCGGTTGCGCATTGGGGTTCGATCGATTGGTCATGTTGGCTTGCGAGTCCGATCAGTTGGCCGACGTGGTCCCCTTCACTGCCCCCGAAGCCTAG
- the trpE gene encoding anthranilate synthase component I: MSTFPSFDEFESLAPQYDLIPVWKRLLSDHLTPVTAFRQLDDGVSSACLFESVVGGEKIGRYSFIAIGPRTRMVATRDQVEWHEDGKVTQYRVEDPLAFLRDQVSGKKVATLPGLPPFVGGAIGFAGYDVIRYVENLPNAPKDDRQLPDLDFGFYDQLVVFDNVNKTVLVLQLVAISPDKDPSKTRQAYDAASDAIQATIAKLRQPLPLTAVEEIDTSHIVAELPQSNFTREGFEEAVLKCREYILAGDIFQVVLSQRFEVEASCDPFEIYRTLRVVNPSPFMFFVRTPSCSLVGSSPEVMSRVFDRVVTVRPLAGTRPRGKSSEEDRRLAEDLINDPKERAEHVMLVDLGRNDIGRVAKFGSVRLSDLMVVEHYSHVMHISSNVTGELREDMDAMDAFKSCLPAGTVSGAPKVRAMEIIDELEPTRRGPYAGAVGYFDYRGNMDTCITLRTMVICNGKIYVQAGAGLVADSDPTSEYLETVNKSKAQLAAIEITKKRQSAS; this comes from the coding sequence ATGAGCACTTTTCCATCTTTTGACGAATTTGAATCACTGGCTCCTCAGTATGATCTCATTCCAGTTTGGAAACGGCTTCTCAGCGATCACCTTACCCCTGTGACCGCCTTTCGACAACTCGACGACGGCGTTAGCTCCGCCTGCTTGTTCGAAAGCGTCGTCGGCGGTGAAAAGATCGGTCGATACAGCTTTATCGCTATCGGTCCGCGGACCCGCATGGTCGCTACGCGCGATCAAGTCGAATGGCACGAAGATGGGAAGGTGACCCAATATCGCGTCGAGGATCCGCTAGCGTTTCTGCGAGATCAAGTCTCCGGAAAGAAAGTAGCGACGCTCCCTGGCCTTCCTCCCTTCGTCGGAGGTGCGATCGGCTTTGCCGGTTACGATGTCATCCGTTACGTCGAGAACCTGCCAAACGCTCCCAAGGACGATCGACAGCTACCCGATCTGGACTTTGGATTCTACGACCAACTCGTCGTGTTCGACAATGTGAACAAAACTGTCCTGGTACTGCAGTTGGTCGCAATCTCCCCGGATAAGGATCCGAGCAAAACGCGACAAGCCTACGATGCTGCTTCGGACGCCATCCAAGCCACGATTGCAAAGCTTCGCCAACCGCTGCCGCTCACCGCGGTCGAGGAAATCGATACATCCCATATCGTCGCAGAACTACCTCAATCGAACTTCACGCGTGAAGGTTTCGAGGAGGCGGTTCTCAAGTGCCGGGAGTACATCTTGGCAGGGGATATTTTCCAAGTCGTATTGAGTCAGCGATTCGAAGTCGAAGCATCCTGCGATCCCTTTGAAATCTATCGGACACTTCGCGTGGTGAATCCCAGCCCGTTCATGTTCTTCGTTCGAACACCTTCGTGTTCGCTCGTCGGTAGCAGCCCTGAAGTCATGTCGCGTGTATTCGATCGAGTGGTGACCGTTCGCCCGTTGGCGGGAACGCGACCGCGGGGCAAATCCTCGGAAGAGGATCGTCGCTTGGCCGAGGATCTAATCAATGACCCCAAGGAGCGAGCCGAGCACGTCATGCTCGTCGACTTGGGACGAAATGATATCGGACGCGTTGCCAAGTTTGGTTCGGTCCGCCTCAGCGATTTGATGGTGGTCGAGCATTACTCCCACGTCATGCATATTTCATCGAATGTGACGGGTGAGTTGCGAGAGGATATGGATGCCATGGATGCGTTCAAGTCCTGTTTGCCGGCCGGTACCGTGAGTGGGGCCCCCAAAGTACGTGCAATGGAGATCATCGACGAATTGGAACCGACTCGGCGTGGGCCTTATGCGGGCGCTGTAGGATACTTTGACTATCGCGGAAATATGGACACCTGCATCACATTGCGCACCATGGTCATCTGCAATGGCAAGATTTACGTTCAAGCAGGAGCAGGGTTGGTCGCCGACAGCGATCCTACCAGCGAATACTTGGAGACGGTGAACAAGTCGAAGGCGCAGCTGGCTGCAATCGAGATCACGAAAAAGCGTCAGTCGGCATCATGA
- a CDS encoding UvrB/UvrC motif-containing protein: MKCQHCEKPATFHITELTEPDGPKVLHLCEEHARIFLSGEGSSPASALSGILAKQLKMDKAAEEIAASDKKTCPVCGITFAEFRKGGRLGCAYDYIIFEEDLEPLLINIHGALGHTGKIPTNRKGSPERQRQLAQLRDEMKKAIKKEEYENASQLRDQIAAIESGTWAEESESDEEGFESFQSEPPTSASTGPSTQEGVDTDELDRDDLDGDDSPPTPKE, translated from the coding sequence ATGAAGTGCCAGCACTGCGAAAAACCAGCCACCTTCCACATCACCGAGCTCACGGAACCAGACGGTCCCAAAGTACTCCACTTGTGCGAAGAACACGCTCGGATTTTCCTTTCGGGTGAAGGCTCCAGTCCCGCGTCGGCCCTTTCCGGAATCCTGGCAAAACAGCTCAAGATGGACAAAGCCGCCGAGGAGATCGCCGCTAGCGATAAGAAGACTTGTCCGGTCTGCGGTATCACCTTCGCCGAATTCCGCAAAGGTGGGCGGCTCGGGTGCGCCTACGATTACATCATCTTCGAAGAGGACCTCGAACCCCTGTTGATCAACATCCACGGAGCGTTGGGGCACACCGGGAAAATCCCCACCAATCGCAAGGGCTCGCCGGAACGGCAACGGCAGCTGGCCCAGCTGCGCGACGAAATGAAAAAGGCAATCAAGAAGGAAGAGTACGAAAACGCCAGCCAATTGCGTGACCAGATCGCGGCGATTGAATCCGGAACATGGGCTGAAGAGTCGGAGTCGGACGAGGAGGGCTTTGAAAGCTTTCAATCGGAACCTCCAACCAGCGCCTCCACCGGTCCATCGACACAAGAGGGCGTCGACACCGACGAACTTGATCGCGACGACCTCGATGGCGACGACTCCCCACCTACCCCCAAGGAGTAA
- a CDS encoding protein arginine kinase — MRGHGPESDIVISSRIRLARNLADFPFIRKCTPKDRTDIATAVHRALDSLPLSADTEYVDVAKLGDLDRQFLMERQLISHELSEAQGARAVILDPNERFSVMVNEEDHLRLQVMQSGLDLDAAWERIDRLDDQLESKLTYSYMKEYGYLTACPTNVGTGLRVSVMLHLPALVATKQIDKVFRALNKINVAVRGLFGEGSQFMGDFYQVSNQTTLGRSEKFLMEKVREVVPRLIEYERRARDFLLDENKQDLHDNVSRALGILCTAKKISSEETMHYLSKVRMGVNLGLIDQIQIPTLNKLFIQTQPAHLQKISGHKLSVTDRNIERALYLQKHLARRPPTASESQNAEQN, encoded by the coding sequence ATGCGAGGTCACGGGCCCGAGTCGGACATCGTGATTAGCAGTCGCATTCGGCTCGCTCGCAACTTGGCTGATTTCCCATTCATTCGAAAGTGCACGCCCAAAGATCGAACCGATATCGCCACGGCCGTCCACCGTGCACTTGATTCCCTTCCGCTTTCCGCCGACACCGAGTACGTCGACGTCGCCAAACTTGGGGATCTCGATCGCCAATTCTTGATGGAACGACAGTTGATCAGCCATGAGCTCAGCGAAGCCCAGGGCGCGCGGGCCGTGATCCTCGATCCCAACGAGCGATTCAGTGTTATGGTGAACGAAGAAGATCACCTGCGCCTCCAAGTCATGCAGAGCGGGCTGGATCTCGACGCGGCTTGGGAACGCATCGACAGGCTGGACGATCAACTGGAAAGCAAACTTACCTACTCCTATATGAAGGAGTATGGCTATCTGACCGCATGTCCCACCAACGTCGGGACTGGATTGCGAGTCAGCGTGATGCTTCATTTACCCGCCTTGGTCGCTACGAAACAGATCGACAAAGTCTTTCGCGCATTGAACAAGATCAACGTCGCTGTGCGGGGTCTCTTCGGCGAAGGTTCTCAATTCATGGGTGACTTCTACCAAGTCAGTAACCAAACCACTCTGGGACGCTCGGAGAAGTTTCTCATGGAAAAGGTCCGCGAAGTCGTCCCACGATTGATCGAGTACGAACGACGCGCTCGCGATTTCCTGCTGGACGAAAACAAACAGGACCTTCACGACAACGTCAGCCGAGCGCTCGGGATTCTGTGCACTGCTAAGAAGATCAGCTCCGAAGAGACGATGCACTATTTGAGCAAAGTTCGGATGGGTGTGAACTTGGGTCTGATCGATCAAATCCAAATCCCGACCCTCAACAAACTCTTCATCCAAACACAGCCTGCGCACCTGCAAAAGATCAGCGGTCACAAGCTGAGCGTAACCGATCGGAATATCGAGCGAGCCCTTTACCTTCAGAAACACCTTGCTCGCCGACCTCCAACCGCCAGCGAATCGCAAAACGCAGAGCAAAATTGA
- a CDS encoding ABC transporter ATP-binding protein: MQVVWKKLAEGQSVPTSRWLAIGFGALSAIGLPLLLALLGWFTELLFGMGGTAAEGGPGGAVRELPSLLTLGNWIRLSTDWLPTGGSTLRCALCLIALIGCVFALERWTLHATRAASLQAALYWTSNLLQRLFDQSRALSMDQGISGQRRILRDLIQTDLPRVRESLTDWYRVFPRNFLQIVLCVALACLIQPWLTLLCILVFIILWGLTNSLDAAYRKQRPVYLERRRHAHEQLIYLCESSPLLESVDARIDTRQMFDRQVDAFHQTHSKLADDGVVRSPWLLSATVLLGAFLLFVISVRVLEPGSPLGVGEIVVLIGCVLVSVNGIFRIRRSLRKRSNAVQAAKAIWSYLAVPVMRVGAAGAPIDANIAKGIRFENVSFRDTDRAKILEDVSIDLTPGKLTAIVSLDAATGQTLGEMILGFGLPASGRILIDNRNLIDLDPISIRQRTLLINERGPILDGSLEDNLWAGTAKDATIDVLDLARRANVAEPILNLSDGLGTVFSSNDERLPLDQLFRLGVVRALIKKPSVVVAHEPRQRVSVQEEQDSLRALELLRSHQTILVVLPERLSTLRRADQILVFKDGKIVAAGTHPQLLEQSEIYRHFNYMRFAISS; encoded by the coding sequence ATGCAGGTCGTCTGGAAAAAGCTTGCCGAGGGTCAATCGGTACCGACTAGTCGCTGGTTGGCGATCGGTTTTGGGGCCCTTTCTGCAATCGGACTCCCGTTGCTGCTCGCTCTTTTGGGTTGGTTCACCGAGTTGCTGTTTGGGATGGGTGGAACGGCAGCGGAGGGGGGGCCGGGCGGTGCGGTTCGCGAACTTCCAAGTCTCCTGACACTTGGAAACTGGATTCGGTTATCGACCGATTGGCTCCCAACCGGAGGGAGTACCTTGCGATGTGCCCTCTGCTTGATTGCGTTGATCGGGTGTGTCTTTGCGTTGGAAAGGTGGACGCTTCACGCGACCCGGGCTGCATCCTTGCAAGCAGCGTTGTATTGGACCTCCAATTTACTTCAGCGGCTATTCGACCAATCGCGGGCTTTGTCGATGGATCAGGGGATCTCCGGTCAGCGTCGCATCCTGCGGGATCTGATCCAAACCGATTTACCTCGTGTTCGCGAGTCCCTTACCGATTGGTACCGCGTCTTCCCTCGCAACTTCCTGCAAATCGTTTTGTGCGTGGCCCTCGCATGTCTCATTCAGCCATGGTTGACACTTCTGTGCATCCTGGTGTTCATTATTCTATGGGGGCTCACCAATTCGCTCGACGCGGCGTACCGCAAGCAGCGTCCGGTCTATTTGGAGCGGAGACGGCATGCGCACGAGCAGTTGATCTATCTGTGTGAATCGTCACCACTGCTCGAGTCGGTCGATGCTCGAATCGATACGAGGCAAATGTTTGATAGGCAAGTCGACGCGTTCCATCAAACGCACAGCAAGCTCGCCGACGATGGAGTGGTAAGGTCTCCGTGGTTGTTGTCGGCGACCGTGCTGCTGGGTGCTTTCTTGCTTTTCGTGATTTCCGTGCGGGTCTTGGAGCCAGGCTCACCGTTGGGGGTGGGGGAAATCGTGGTGCTGATCGGGTGTGTCCTGGTTTCAGTCAATGGGATCTTCCGCATTCGAAGATCCTTGAGGAAGCGCAGCAATGCGGTGCAGGCAGCCAAAGCGATCTGGAGCTATCTGGCGGTTCCTGTCATGCGAGTCGGTGCAGCCGGAGCGCCAATCGACGCCAACATTGCGAAGGGGATTCGGTTCGAAAACGTCAGCTTTCGTGATACGGATCGAGCCAAGATTCTCGAGGATGTCAGCATCGATTTAACCCCTGGCAAACTGACCGCTATCGTTTCCTTGGATGCTGCCACGGGGCAAACGCTGGGGGAGATGATTCTCGGGTTCGGTCTCCCTGCGAGCGGCCGCATTTTGATCGACAATCGCAACTTGATCGATCTCGATCCCATTTCCATTCGCCAACGAACGTTGCTCATCAACGAACGAGGTCCGATTCTCGATGGATCGCTCGAAGATAACCTTTGGGCAGGGACAGCGAAGGATGCGACGATCGATGTTCTCGACTTGGCTCGCCGCGCGAATGTTGCGGAGCCAATTCTCAATCTCTCCGATGGATTGGGCACGGTCTTCTCAAGCAACGACGAGCGGCTTCCACTAGACCAATTGTTCCGATTGGGAGTCGTCAGGGCGTTGATCAAGAAACCATCAGTGGTGGTGGCCCATGAGCCGAGGCAGCGGGTGTCGGTTCAAGAAGAGCAGGATTCGTTGCGAGCTCTGGAGCTACTCCGGTCCCATCAAACGATCTTGGTCGTGCTCCCGGAACGGTTGAGCACTTTGCGACGCGCCGATCAGATCTTGGTCTTCAAGGACGGAAAAATCGTCGCGGCGGGGACGCATCCGCAGTTGCTCGAGCAAAGCGAAATTTACCGACACTTCAACTACATGCGTTTCGCCATCAGTTCGTGA
- a CDS encoding sigma-54-dependent transcriptional regulator: MQSLTRLLIADDDRWLLESMAEWLRQEGFAVETACTCAEASQAFRAREFDLMLFDVRFDDGDGIKLLKQAKKVKPDVPIIMMSGYAGPDAARDSIAAGAFELLTKPIIDDELRTAIERALNQKSIVEENARLKAELDRRFGLESVLSHDLRMLKIFDTIDQVADTKATVLITGENGTGKSMIARAIHKKSTRRKAPFVEVACGALPDNLLESELFGHVAGAFTGAMGNKIGKFQAADRGTLFLDEIGTATPALQIKLLRALQEFEFEPLGGTETISVDTRVVLATNENLEQAVQDGKFRQDLYYRIHVIHIELPALRERRDDIPVLANHFLQMACREYGRSVDGFSSDAMNRLLEHSWPGNIRELENAVQRAVLLTKSSTIGRDALPTSLGRVAPSPSEANSAFPAQQLGPSTSTGSLGLSDMPTPATARPGTIATLSEALEEPERRIIRAALEANHWNRNVTADLLGINRTTLYKKMKKLGIDESPVR, encoded by the coding sequence ATGCAATCCCTCACACGGCTTCTGATCGCAGATGACGACCGCTGGCTCTTGGAATCGATGGCCGAGTGGCTTCGACAAGAGGGTTTCGCAGTCGAAACGGCATGCACCTGCGCCGAGGCCTCGCAGGCATTCCGCGCCCGCGAATTCGATCTCATGCTTTTCGATGTGCGATTCGACGATGGCGACGGTATCAAGCTGTTGAAGCAGGCGAAGAAGGTGAAGCCTGATGTTCCGATCATCATGATGTCGGGATACGCAGGGCCCGACGCTGCTCGCGACTCCATTGCCGCAGGGGCATTCGAACTCCTTACCAAACCGATCATCGATGACGAATTGCGAACCGCCATCGAACGAGCCTTAAACCAGAAATCCATCGTCGAAGAAAACGCCCGTTTGAAAGCGGAGCTCGATCGTCGATTCGGGCTGGAAAGCGTACTAAGCCACGACCTTCGCATGCTGAAGATCTTCGACACGATCGATCAAGTTGCCGATACGAAGGCTACGGTCCTCATCACGGGTGAAAACGGTACCGGGAAAAGCATGATCGCTCGTGCCATCCATAAAAAATCGACCCGTCGCAAAGCACCGTTCGTGGAAGTTGCTTGCGGAGCCCTGCCTGATAACTTGCTCGAAAGCGAACTGTTTGGACACGTAGCCGGCGCGTTCACCGGCGCGATGGGGAACAAAATAGGGAAATTCCAAGCAGCGGATCGAGGAACGCTCTTCCTGGACGAAATTGGAACAGCCACGCCTGCGCTCCAAATCAAGCTACTACGCGCATTGCAGGAGTTCGAGTTCGAGCCACTGGGGGGTACAGAGACCATCAGCGTCGATACCCGAGTCGTGCTAGCGACAAATGAAAACTTGGAACAAGCCGTTCAAGATGGGAAGTTTCGACAGGATTTGTACTACCGAATTCATGTGATCCATATCGAGCTGCCTGCATTGCGAGAGCGTCGCGATGACATTCCCGTCTTGGCGAACCATTTCTTGCAAATGGCTTGCCGAGAATATGGACGTTCGGTCGATGGATTTTCGAGCGATGCGATGAACCGATTGCTCGAACATTCGTGGCCAGGCAATATTCGAGAGTTGGAGAATGCGGTGCAGCGGGCTGTGCTGCTGACCAAGTCGAGCACGATAGGACGGGATGCATTGCCGACCAGTTTGGGACGTGTTGCCCCCTCCCCTTCGGAAGCGAACTCCGCCTTCCCCGCTCAGCAGCTCGGACCCAGCACATCGACCGGGAGCCTTGGTCTCAGCGACATGCCGACGCCAGCCACTGCACGCCCGGGCACGATAGCAACGTTGAGCGAGGCTCTCGAAGAACCTGAACGGCGGATCATTCGCGCCGCGCTCGAGGCCAACCACTGGAACCGCAATGTCACCGCCGATCTGCTTGGGATCAATCGCACGACACTCTATAAGAAAATGAAAAAACTCGGAATCGACGAATCCCCCGTTCGCTAA
- a CDS encoding CinA family protein has protein sequence MNTPLYSTLPVHTLLKIRNKLRSSGHQLALAESCTSGLAAAELGRIPGISEFFCGSQVVYQTESKTAWLGIEPSGLADPDRGPVSPWASEQLALAMLTHTPRATVAAAVTGHLGPGAPPDLDGAVYLAIRLRSGVSGDLGVRLTAPPPNGSEDWENRTTRQQEAAARFLDWIAQQLP, from the coding sequence GTGAACACTCCATTGTATTCCACCCTACCGGTTCATACTCTATTGAAGATTCGAAACAAGCTGCGTAGCTCCGGGCATCAACTCGCTCTAGCGGAGAGTTGTACATCAGGCTTGGCAGCCGCGGAACTGGGAAGAATACCTGGAATCTCCGAGTTTTTTTGCGGCTCCCAGGTCGTCTACCAGACGGAGAGCAAAACGGCTTGGCTGGGAATCGAGCCATCGGGTTTGGCCGATCCGGATCGTGGTCCCGTCAGCCCGTGGGCTAGCGAACAACTTGCATTGGCTATGCTGACGCATACACCGCGCGCGACTGTCGCCGCCGCGGTCACCGGGCATTTGGGGCCAGGTGCCCCCCCAGACCTTGATGGTGCGGTTTATCTCGCCATTCGCTTGCGAAGCGGTGTGTCCGGCGATCTGGGAGTTCGACTGACTGCTCCACCCCCGAATGGCTCCGAGGATTGGGAGAACCGAACGACTCGACAACAAGAGGCAGCCGCCCGTTTTCTGGATTGGATCGCCCAGCAACTCCCTTGA
- a CDS encoding 6-phosphogluconolactonase: protein MSPYAKLHRKTIPTNNMIQHRSDNTSRLMTRARPIAGTAMPSFCFETIAEMARYAAHIVAGLVRERAALGQKTVIGMPAGSTPLTTLREIIRLHRDEGLDLSSVELFLLDEYYGLPVDSPQSHKLWLETQLLQHVNIPADQVHVLDGQLHQNDIDLHCRRYDEAIQHAGGFDLVLLGIGINGHIGYNEPFSVKRSRTRLCTLDPITRRGVASDFFGEENVPTQALTVGLSGILAARRILLLAIGEHKAKIVVEALERPINDRVPASYLQEHGDVRVLLDGPAASLLKGASTPWLLGNVTWDDELIKRATLWLCNQTGKALLKLDADDFRAHDLHQLLRHHGPAELIAQKVFRWMLDTIDYHPAGNSSKKALCFSPHPDDDVISMGGTLIRLIEDGHDVHIAYMTSGNIAVFDHDARRVAELVADYNQIFEIDRERSSHLAEDVRQSIDNKRPGHPDPETILKIKGLIRQNEARAGAVAIGCKETNLYFLDLPFYRTGTIAKKPVGPEDIAIIEDLLIREAPDQIYVAGDLADPHGTHRVCAEAIFAALANMKERGDKVPDVLLYRGAWQEYPLHEIEIAVPLSPSDLALKRQAIFMHESQKDKALFPGSDPREFWQRAEDRNRGTADSYNRIGLPEFFALEAFARWKGNPI from the coding sequence ATGAGCCCTTACGCGAAACTGCATCGCAAAACGATCCCGACGAACAACATGATTCAACATCGAAGTGATAACACAAGCCGATTGATGACGCGAGCGAGGCCGATCGCAGGGACGGCCATGCCATCCTTTTGCTTTGAAACCATCGCAGAAATGGCTCGATACGCGGCTCATATCGTCGCAGGGCTGGTTCGAGAGCGAGCCGCGTTGGGTCAAAAAACGGTTATCGGCATGCCGGCCGGCTCGACTCCTTTGACAACGCTGCGCGAGATCATCCGGTTGCATCGCGACGAGGGTCTCGACCTTTCGAGCGTGGAACTCTTTCTGCTCGACGAGTACTATGGTCTACCTGTTGACAGCCCACAGAGCCACAAATTGTGGCTCGAAACTCAACTGCTGCAGCACGTCAACATTCCAGCCGACCAAGTTCACGTGCTCGACGGACAGCTGCACCAAAATGATATCGATCTGCACTGCCGACGTTACGATGAGGCGATTCAGCACGCAGGCGGGTTCGATCTTGTATTGCTCGGAATCGGGATCAACGGTCATATCGGCTACAACGAACCCTTTTCGGTCAAACGCAGCCGAACAAGACTCTGCACCTTGGACCCGATCACCCGCCGCGGTGTAGCAAGCGACTTCTTCGGCGAAGAAAATGTACCGACGCAAGCCTTGACAGTCGGTCTCAGCGGAATCTTGGCAGCGCGACGAATCCTGCTGCTGGCCATCGGCGAGCACAAGGCGAAGATCGTTGTGGAAGCGCTCGAACGACCGATCAATGACCGGGTTCCCGCTTCTTATTTGCAGGAGCATGGGGACGTACGCGTGTTGCTAGACGGTCCTGCAGCATCGCTTCTCAAGGGGGCGTCGACCCCATGGCTTCTCGGAAATGTCACTTGGGACGACGAATTGATCAAACGAGCCACCCTGTGGCTTTGCAATCAGACGGGGAAAGCGTTGTTGAAACTCGATGCCGACGATTTTCGTGCCCACGACCTCCACCAACTGCTGCGGCATCATGGACCTGCGGAACTGATCGCGCAGAAGGTATTCCGGTGGATGCTCGATACCATCGATTACCACCCCGCTGGAAATAGCTCCAAGAAAGCCCTGTGCTTCAGCCCTCACCCCGATGACGACGTGATCAGCATGGGTGGGACGCTGATCCGATTGATCGAAGATGGACACGACGTTCATATCGCCTACATGACCAGCGGAAACATCGCCGTCTTTGATCACGACGCGCGGCGCGTCGCGGAATTGGTGGCAGACTACAACCAAATTTTCGAAATCGATCGAGAGCGATCCTCGCATCTGGCGGAGGATGTGAGGCAGTCGATCGATAACAAACGGCCTGGACATCCAGACCCAGAAACCATCCTCAAAATCAAAGGATTGATCCGTCAAAACGAAGCGCGTGCAGGAGCGGTCGCAATCGGTTGCAAAGAGACCAACCTCTACTTTTTGGATTTGCCTTTTTATCGCACCGGCACCATTGCAAAGAAGCCGGTGGGGCCTGAGGACATTGCGATCATCGAAGACTTGCTCATCCGAGAAGCGCCCGACCAAATCTACGTCGCCGGCGATCTCGCCGATCCGCACGGTACCCACCGCGTCTGCGCCGAAGCCATTTTTGCAGCCCTCGCAAACATGAAAGAACGGGGAGACAAAGTCCCAGATGTTCTCCTCTACCGAGGCGCCTGGCAAGAATACCCGTTGCATGAAATCGAAATCGCCGTCCCGCTGAGCCCAAGCGATTTGGCCCTCAAACGGCAAGCGATCTTTATGCACGAAAGCCAAAAAGACAAAGCGCTCTTCCCCGGCTCGGACCCGCGAGAGTTCTGGCAGCGAGCGGAAGACCGCAATCGGGGAACCGCCGATTCCTACAATCGAATAGGCTTGCCCGAATTTTTTGCCTTGGAGGCTTTCGCCCGCTGGAAGGGAAATCCCATCTAA